From Sphingomonas hengshuiensis, one genomic window encodes:
- a CDS encoding DUF2849 domain-containing protein, with amino-acid sequence MKLLTGNDLASGDVTWWTGAGWSRHVEDAVDVGEHGEATAREEEAARRVNGPYVIDATDTPEGPRPAHIKDRIRALGPTVRPDLTLKPADPNAGSWVI; translated from the coding sequence GTGAAATTGCTGACGGGTAACGACCTCGCCTCGGGCGATGTGACATGGTGGACGGGCGCGGGCTGGTCGCGTCATGTCGAGGATGCCGTCGATGTCGGCGAGCATGGCGAAGCGACCGCGCGCGAGGAAGAAGCCGCGCGCCGCGTCAACGGCCCCTATGTGATCGACGCGACCGACACGCCCGAAGGCCCCCGCCCCGCGCACATCAAGGACCGCATCCGCGCGCTGGGGCCGACAGTGCGCCCCGACCTGACGCTGAAGCCGGCGGATCCGAATGCCGGGAGTTGGGTGATATGA
- a CDS encoding nitrite/sulfite reductase, producing MYKYDQYDQSIVDARVEEFRDQVQRRLAGQITEDQFKPLRLMNGLYLQLHAYMLRVAVPYGTLDSRQMRMLGHIARKYDRGYGHFTTRQNLQYNWIKLADAPDILADLATVEMHAIQTSGNCIRNISSDQFAGAAADEVTDPRVWAELLRQWSTFHPEFSYLPRKFKIAVIASDEDRAAMRLHDIGIQLVERDGVLGGRIFVGGGMGRTPMIAPEIKDFVTADDLLSYIEACLRVYNRYGRRDNIYKARIKILIHEIGTDDYRRQVEEEFVKVKALGIDPPQAEFDRIAAYFAPPPFDTSATSAIDRSDPDFAVWLDQNVSAHKQDGYAIVTISLKPQGGIPGDASADQIDLMADLAERYSFDELRVTHAQNIVLPHVRVGDLRHVWTALVEAGLAEPNLDLISDIIACPGLDYCSLANARSIPVAQKIATRFADLGRQRELGELKLKISGCINACGHHHAGHIGILGVDRKGTENYQLLLGGSGAEDVSLAKITGPGFSEDGIVDAVEKATNVYLAQRTDGERFVDTYRRIGMEPFKEALYG from the coding sequence ATGTACAAATACGACCAATATGACCAGTCGATCGTCGACGCCCGCGTCGAGGAGTTCCGCGACCAGGTCCAGCGCCGCCTCGCGGGCCAGATCACCGAGGACCAGTTCAAGCCGCTGCGGCTGATGAACGGGCTCTATCTCCAGCTTCACGCCTATATGCTGCGCGTCGCGGTGCCCTATGGCACGCTCGACAGCCGCCAGATGCGGATGCTGGGGCATATCGCGCGCAAATATGATCGCGGTTACGGCCATTTCACCACGCGGCAGAACCTCCAGTATAACTGGATCAAGCTCGCCGACGCGCCCGACATCCTCGCCGATCTGGCGACGGTCGAGATGCACGCGATCCAGACCAGCGGCAATTGCATCCGCAACATCAGCTCGGACCAGTTCGCCGGCGCCGCCGCCGACGAAGTCACCGATCCGCGGGTGTGGGCCGAGCTGTTGCGCCAGTGGAGCACCTTCCACCCTGAATTCAGTTACTTGCCGCGCAAGTTCAAGATCGCGGTGATCGCATCGGACGAGGATCGCGCGGCGATGCGGCTGCACGACATCGGTATCCAGCTTGTGGAGCGCGACGGCGTGCTGGGCGGGCGCATCTTCGTCGGCGGCGGCATGGGCCGCACGCCGATGATTGCGCCTGAAATCAAGGACTTCGTAACCGCCGACGACCTGCTGAGCTATATCGAGGCGTGCCTGCGCGTCTATAATCGCTACGGTCGCCGCGACAATATCTACAAGGCGCGGATCAAGATCCTCATCCACGAAATCGGTACCGACGACTATCGCCGCCAGGTCGAGGAGGAGTTCGTAAAGGTCAAGGCGCTCGGCATCGATCCGCCCCAGGCCGAATTCGACCGCATCGCCGCCTATTTCGCGCCGCCGCCGTTCGACACCTCGGCGACCAGCGCGATCGACCGCAGCGACCCCGATTTCGCGGTCTGGCTCGACCAGAATGTCTCGGCGCACAAGCAGGATGGTTACGCGATCGTAACGATCAGCCTGAAGCCGCAGGGGGGCATCCCCGGCGACGCCAGCGCCGACCAAATCGACCTCATGGCCGACCTGGCGGAACGCTATAGCTTCGACGAACTGCGCGTGACCCACGCCCAGAACATCGTTCTCCCGCATGTCCGTGTGGGCGACCTTCGCCACGTTTGGACCGCCTTGGTCGAGGCGGGGCTCGCCGAGCCCAATCTCGACCTGATCAGCGACATCATCGCCTGCCCCGGCCTCGATTATTGCAGCCTCGCCAATGCCCGCTCGATTCCCGTGGCGCAGAAGATCGCGACCCGCTTCGCCGATCTGGGCCGCCAGCGCGAGCTGGGCGAACTGAAGCTCAAGATCAGCGGCTGCATCAACGCCTGCGGCCACCACCATGCCGGCCATATCGGCATATTGGGCGTCGATCGTAAGGGCACCGAGAATTACCAGCTCCTGCTGGGCGGATCGGGTGCCGAGGACGTCAGCCTCGCCAAGATCACCGGCCCCGGCTTTTCGGAGGACGGGATCGTCGACGCGGTCGAAAAGGCCACCAACGTCTATCTGGCGCAGCGCACCGACGGCGAGCGCTTCGTCGACACTTATCGCCGTATCGGCATGGAGCCGTTCAAGGAGGCGCTTTATGGCTGA
- a CDS encoding DUF934 domain-containing protein has translation MADSLRYRTDDAHDEPAVTLDSFLGQSNATAVRIEAGEDAAVLLPHLDRLALVEVSFPKFRDGRGYSTGRILREAGYTGELRAQGDVLVDQIPLMRRCGFDSFAPEAPVDETVLAAALARYDHVYQAAADDGVPVWKLRHG, from the coding sequence ATGGCTGATTCCCTTCGGTATCGCACCGACGACGCGCATGACGAACCGGCGGTGACGCTCGACAGCTTTCTCGGCCAGTCGAACGCGACCGCGGTGCGGATCGAGGCGGGCGAGGACGCTGCCGTGCTCCTGCCGCATCTCGATCGGCTGGCGCTGGTCGAAGTCAGCTTCCCCAAATTCCGCGACGGGCGCGGCTATTCGACCGGGCGCATCCTGCGCGAGGCCGGCTATACCGGCGAGCTGCGCGCGCAGGGGGACGTGCTGGTCGACCAGATCCCGCTGATGCGCCGCTGCGGCTTCGACAGCTTCGCGCCCGAGGCGCCGGTGGACGAAACGGTGCTCGCCGCCGCGCTGGCCCGCTACGACCATGTCTATCAGGCCGCGGCGGACGACGGCGTGCCGGTGTGGAAGCTGCGGCATGGCTGA
- a CDS encoding phosphoadenylyl-sulfate reductase produces the protein MAEVARSIDRLDLAPRFTEHEAIRLNNMFRGTGTQDMLRTVLGEHMLGDVAIVSSFGAESAALLHLIASVDPSVPVLFLDTGRHFPETLAYRDQIGALLGLRDLRSLQPDAEVIAKRDASELRWSFDPDGCCEIRKVVPLAKGIAGFDATITGRKAFQASTRNALPRFELDTSDAMGRIKFNPLADWTKDDIAAYFTAHDLPHHPLEAQGYLSIGCAPCTSIVKPGEDPRAGRWRGWDKTECGIHTPVDDNDPNLPVF, from the coding sequence ATGGCTGAGGTCGCGCGCAGCATCGACCGGCTGGACCTCGCCCCGCGCTTTACCGAGCATGAGGCGATCCGGCTCAACAACATGTTCCGGGGCACGGGGACGCAGGACATGCTGCGCACCGTGCTGGGCGAGCATATGCTGGGCGATGTTGCGATCGTGTCCTCGTTCGGCGCGGAGTCGGCGGCGTTGCTCCATTTGATCGCCTCGGTCGATCCGTCGGTGCCGGTGCTGTTCCTCGATACCGGGCGGCATTTCCCCGAGACTTTGGCGTATCGCGACCAGATCGGCGCGCTGCTCGGCCTGCGCGACCTGCGCTCGCTCCAGCCCGACGCCGAAGTGATCGCCAAGCGCGATGCCAGCGAATTGCGCTGGTCGTTCGACCCCGATGGCTGCTGCGAAATCCGCAAGGTGGTGCCGCTGGCGAAGGGGATCGCCGGGTTCGACGCGACGATCACCGGGCGCAAGGCGTTCCAGGCGAGCACCCGCAACGCGCTGCCCCGCTTCGAGCTGGACACGTCGGACGCTATGGGGCGGATCAAGTTCAACCCGCTGGCCGACTGGACCAAGGACGACATCGCCGCCTATTTCACCGCGCACGACCTGCCCCACCACCCGCTGGAGGCGCAGGGCTATCTCTCGATCGGCTGCGCGCCCTGCACCAGCATCGTCAAACCAGGCGAAGACCCGCGCGCAGGCCGCTGGCGCGGATGGGACAAGACCGAGTGCGGGATCCATACCCCGGTGGACGACAACGACCCGAATTTGCCGGTGTTCTGA
- a CDS encoding IPT/TIG domain-containing protein encodes MDVTDVATVTGVSPASGTSAGGTVIVFTGDDLSGTQNVLFTDAGGIQLGAVPTKVTDTSVTVTTPACAPGTTQVTLIVSGVNVPGPTFTFDGPTVTSMSPDIAPNTGGTTVTITGTLLSSAKTIAFGTSTVNIASTSDTELTALTGVTSQAGSVSVTVNFADGSSVEAGTLNFIAPAVTAISPASGPTTGNTTVTINGTLLTGATAVQFGQVGATPTVVSDTELTVVTPVALTAGQVSVLVDVPTGTTAVTPAATFTYVAPTPCNATFVVNNKTGVPDDLVFVKFLGAQIGTATGAPTQTYGAGTALATGAATSTQSYTLADMLAPIAGAPTTTSVPTFAINDYAGGRIYFSLGASLASITIPAAQLPSDPDFNTVYGYVEPSIFPTVAAGNSNIDASYVDFVGIPFEVSVRSCATGAVVQPPANNPLTTSAGTAIFDALTSDTKVPANAVVAASGNTYVSGSGTDSVTITGTARILSPSLYDPTQFTGGEPYPAWTGPGSLIAALRTAPTGLQIASYTTVDDTATVPSGTLFGFAGSTTTSNIALQWSEAQSYTLTAQAVADLNPNGANLRIPTLKGVPGIQMSGQGAIVGTFDIYITDAALGAQTGIYGANPPYIVDWTGDPSGPAPFSEGQIENDLAGRIVGDLLAGFNFGWAGCDTTVAAQAAVNKLAANLAGTVFDVTEGALANTPIGQLSTGQFFYLLSLQPSTADLSQWYGAAIQPEQPTWYNRYSNDFQALTNCYNMAFTDRLQGGSDPDMFFEQSSEIFVEIKLLPGAYAVAAPS; translated from the coding sequence ATGGACGTGACCGATGTGGCGACCGTAACCGGCGTTTCTCCAGCGTCCGGCACCTCCGCGGGCGGAACCGTCATAGTCTTTACGGGCGACGATTTGAGCGGGACGCAGAACGTGCTGTTCACGGATGCGGGCGGCATTCAGTTGGGCGCCGTTCCGACGAAGGTGACCGATACGAGCGTGACGGTTACCACCCCCGCGTGCGCGCCCGGTACGACCCAGGTTACGCTCATCGTGTCCGGGGTCAATGTGCCGGGCCCCACATTCACCTTCGACGGGCCGACGGTAACGAGCATGTCGCCGGACATTGCTCCGAACACCGGCGGAACGACCGTTACGATCACGGGCACGTTGCTCAGCAGCGCGAAGACGATTGCCTTCGGGACGAGCACCGTCAACATCGCGTCCACAAGCGATACGGAGTTGACCGCTCTCACCGGCGTGACTTCCCAGGCGGGCAGTGTTTCCGTCACGGTGAATTTCGCCGATGGTTCGTCGGTGGAAGCGGGTACGCTGAACTTCATCGCGCCTGCCGTTACTGCGATATCGCCCGCGAGCGGGCCGACCACGGGCAATACGACGGTGACCATCAACGGCACGCTGCTGACCGGCGCGACGGCGGTGCAGTTCGGCCAGGTCGGAGCCACACCGACCGTGGTGAGTGACACCGAGCTTACCGTCGTTACTCCCGTTGCGCTGACGGCCGGCCAGGTCTCGGTGCTCGTCGATGTGCCGACCGGCACCACCGCCGTGACCCCCGCCGCGACCTTCACCTATGTCGCGCCCACGCCCTGCAACGCGACGTTCGTGGTGAACAACAAGACCGGGGTGCCCGACGATCTCGTCTTCGTGAAATTTCTTGGGGCGCAGATCGGGACGGCTACCGGCGCCCCGACGCAGACCTATGGCGCCGGCACCGCGCTGGCGACCGGCGCGGCCACGTCTACGCAATCCTATACGCTGGCCGACATGCTGGCGCCGATCGCAGGGGCGCCGACGACAACGTCGGTTCCGACCTTCGCGATCAACGATTATGCCGGCGGGCGCATCTACTTCAGCCTGGGCGCGTCGCTGGCATCGATTACGATTCCGGCCGCGCAGTTGCCGAGCGATCCCGATTTCAATACCGTCTATGGCTATGTCGAACCCTCGATCTTCCCGACGGTGGCGGCCGGCAACAGCAATATCGATGCGTCCTATGTCGATTTCGTCGGCATCCCGTTCGAGGTGTCGGTGCGCAGCTGCGCAACCGGCGCGGTGGTCCAGCCGCCGGCCAACAATCCGCTGACGACCAGCGCGGGCACCGCGATCTTCGATGCGCTGACCAGCGACACGAAGGTGCCCGCCAACGCCGTGGTCGCGGCATCGGGCAACACCTATGTCTCCGGCTCGGGCACGGATTCGGTGACGATCACCGGCACCGCGCGCATCCTGTCGCCCTCGCTCTATGATCCGACGCAGTTCACCGGTGGCGAGCCATATCCGGCCTGGACCGGCCCCGGATCGCTGATCGCCGCACTGCGTACTGCACCGACGGGGCTCCAGATCGCGAGCTACACGACGGTGGACGATACCGCGACGGTGCCGTCCGGCACGCTGTTCGGCTTTGCCGGCAGCACGACGACATCGAATATCGCCCTCCAGTGGAGCGAGGCGCAGAGCTATACGCTTACCGCGCAGGCGGTGGCCGACCTCAACCCCAACGGGGCGAACCTGCGGATCCCCACGTTAAAGGGCGTGCCGGGAATCCAGATGTCGGGCCAGGGCGCGATCGTCGGCACGTTTGACATCTACATCACCGATGCTGCGCTTGGCGCCCAGACCGGCATCTATGGCGCCAACCCACCCTATATTGTCGACTGGACGGGCGACCCGAGCGGACCCGCGCCGTTCAGCGAGGGGCAGATCGAGAACGACCTGGCCGGGCGCATCGTCGGCGATCTGCTTGCCGGGTTCAATTTCGGCTGGGCCGGTTGCGACACCACCGTGGCGGCGCAGGCTGCCGTGAACAAGCTGGCGGCGAACCTGGCAGGCACGGTGTTTGACGTGACCGAGGGCGCGCTTGCCAACACGCCGATCGGGCAGCTCAGCACGGGCCAGTTCTTCTACCTGCTCTCGCTCCAGCCGAGCACGGCGGACCTTTCGCAATGGTATGGCGCGGCGATCCAGCCCGAACAGCCAACCTGGTACAATCGCTATTCCAACGACTTCCAGGCGCTCACCAACTGCTACAACATGGCGTTCACCGACCGGCTGCAGGGCGGGAGCGACCCGGACATGTTTTTCGAGCAGTCCAGCGAGATATTTGTCGAGATCAAGCTGCTTCCCGGCGCGTATGCGGTCGCCGCGCCGAGTTGA
- a CDS encoding Hsp70 family protein — translation MTTHALGLDFGTTNSVVALGGDGGAEMLEFAAPGGASAVFRSALCFWEDDEVRGGVNVEAGPWAIAEYLEYPQGSRFIQSFKSVAASASFEHASIFTKRLRFEELGKAFLDKMVAHSGGVLKDRPRRIVVGRPIEYAGSRPDEAVARARYDAMFAGFGAEVHYVYEPIGAAFSYARRLSEPATILVADFGGGTSDFSVVRIGAPGDARRCVPLGHAGIGIAGDRFDYRIIDKLVLPMLGQGTQYRSFDKLLEIPRGYFADFGDWSRLALMRNRRTLEALHKLQHNAVEPEAIGRMIAIIENELGFPLYDAVGRLKRALSSQDSATFAFTGGGVDIAADVTRAEFESWIAPDLERIEATIDRSLAVSGVEGKAIDRVFLTGGTSLIPAVRRLFDARFGADRIATGGELTSIAHGLALVAQEEDVAAWAS, via the coding sequence GTGACGACCCATGCCCTCGGGCTCGATTTCGGCACGACCAACAGCGTCGTCGCGCTGGGCGGCGATGGCGGCGCCGAGATGCTCGAATTCGCAGCCCCCGGCGGGGCGAGCGCGGTGTTCCGTTCTGCGCTCTGCTTCTGGGAGGATGACGAGGTTCGCGGCGGCGTGAATGTCGAGGCGGGGCCCTGGGCGATCGCCGAGTATCTCGAATATCCGCAGGGCAGCCGCTTCATCCAGTCGTTCAAGTCGGTCGCGGCGAGCGCCTCGTTCGAGCACGCATCGATCTTCACCAAGCGGCTGCGGTTCGAGGAGCTGGGCAAGGCGTTCCTCGACAAGATGGTCGCGCATTCGGGCGGGGTGCTGAAGGATCGCCCGCGCCGGATCGTCGTCGGCCGTCCGATCGAATATGCCGGTAGCCGCCCCGACGAGGCGGTGGCGCGGGCGCGCTACGACGCGATGTTCGCGGGGTTCGGCGCCGAGGTCCATTATGTCTATGAACCGATCGGCGCGGCGTTCAGCTATGCGCGGCGGCTGAGCGAACCCGCGACGATCCTGGTCGCCGATTTCGGCGGCGGCACCAGCGATTTCTCGGTGGTCCGCATCGGCGCGCCGGGCGATGCGCGGCGTTGCGTGCCGCTGGGCCATGCCGGCATCGGGATTGCGGGCGACCGCTTCGATTACCGGATCATCGACAAGCTGGTGCTGCCGATGCTGGGGCAGGGGACGCAGTATCGCTCGTTCGACAAGCTGCTGGAGATTCCGCGCGGCTATTTCGCGGACTTCGGCGACTGGTCGCGGCTCGCGCTGATGCGCAACCGCCGCACGCTGGAGGCGCTGCACAAGCTCCAGCACAATGCCGTCGAGCCGGAGGCGATCGGGCGGATGATCGCGATCATCGAGAATGAGCTGGGCTTCCCGCTCTATGACGCGGTGGGCCGGCTCAAGCGCGCGCTGTCGTCGCAGGACAGCGCGACGTTTGCCTTTACCGGCGGCGGCGTGGACATCGCGGCGGACGTGACGCGCGCGGAGTTCGAAAGTTGGATCGCGCCCGATCTGGAGCGGATCGAAGCGACGATCGACCGGTCGCTGGCGGTATCGGGCGTGGAGGGCAAGGCGATCGACCGCGTGTTCCTGACCGGCGGCACATCGCTGATCCCCGCCGTCCGCCGCCTGTTCGACGCCCGCTTCGGCGCGGACCGCATCGCGACGGGGGGCGAGCTGACGTCGATTGCGCATGGGCTGGCGCTGGTGGCGCAGGAAGAAGACGTCGCCGCCTGGGCGAGTTGA